Proteins encoded in a region of the Triticum dicoccoides isolate Atlit2015 ecotype Zavitan chromosome 3A, WEW_v2.0, whole genome shotgun sequence genome:
- the LOC119268020 gene encoding calmodulin-3 — protein sequence MADQLTDDQIAEFKEAFSLFDKDGDGCITTKELGTVMRSLGQNPTEAELQDMINEVDADGNGTIDFPEFLNLMARKMKDTDSEEELKEAFRVFDKDQNGFISAAELRHVMTNLGEKLTDEEVDEMVREADVDGDGQINYDEFVKVMMAK from the exons ATGGCGGACCAGCTCACCGACGACCAGATCGCCGAATTCAAGGAGGCTTTCAGCCTCTTCGACAAGGATGGGGACG GTTGCATTACCACCAAGGAGCTGGGAACTGTCATGCGTTCCCTGGGGCAGAATCCCACTGAGGCAGAGCTTCAAGACATGATCAATGAGGTGGATGCTGACGGCAATGGAACAATTGATTTCCCTGAATTCCTCAACCTTATGGCCCGCAAGATGAAGGACACTGATTCTGAGGAAGAACTCAAGGAGGCATTCCGTGTGTTTGACAAGGATCAAAATGGTTTTATCTCTGCTGCTGAACTGCGCCATGTCATGACCAACCTTGGTGAGAAGTTGACTGATGAGGAGGTTGACGAGATGGTCCGTGAGGCTGATGTTGATGGTGATGGCCAGATCAACTATGATGAATTTGTTAAAGTCATGATGGCCAAGTAA